The Halomonas elongata DSM 2581 DNA segment AGATCGCCTGTCGCGCCCGACACGGCCGATGGCGTTTCGAGTCCCGATTCGTGCTCGCCGACCCGGCACCACGCGACGCCGGCATGGCCGACCGACTCGCCGAACACCAGCGCCAGTTGGATGCCCTGCGCGCGCCTTACAGCGACTGGCTGGATCGGCCCCTGGCCGTGGCCCCCGACTGGTTATGGCGACGCGACACCACCGGCGGTAGCTGGGACGCCCTGATCGTCGCGGCGCTGCGCGAGAGCGCCGGCGACCAGGCCATCGCCCTGGCGCCGGGCCTGCGCCATGACCGCCGAGTGGCGCCGGGCGAAACCATCACCCGCGATCACCTGCTGACCCTGAGTGGCGGGCATCCGGGCGCCGTCACGCGCCGCGACGCCGACAGCACCGCCCTGCGCGGCCTGCTCGAGCGGGCGGCCGACGCCTGTTTCGGCACGCCCATGCTGCTCGACACCAGCCAGGACCTGCCACGCCTGGCCGGCATCGGCTGGCGCTGCCGCTACAGCCGCGAGACCGGACAGCGCGTCGATCTGCAAGGCAGTGTCCCGGGCACGGTGGTGACCTGGAATCCCGATATTGCGTCTCAGGCCGGGCCGCCACTCTGGCAGTTACTGGAGGATTACCTGTCGAGCATGGGCCTTGCCAGCCTGCCGCCACGGCCCGAGGCCGAGCTCAGTTTCGTCGAGGGCCATCCCGGCTGGCATCCCGAGGACCGGCCGAGCCGATGAGCGCCGTCACCGCTCAAGAGCGCTTCCGCCGGTGGGCCGGCGTGCTCGGCAACATGCTGCTGGCCTGGCTCGCCGCGCTGGTCATCGCCGATCTGGTCGCACTGAACCAGCCAGCGCCAGGCGTGCGAGGTCAGGACACGCCGCTCGCCTCGTCGGCACCTCTGCCGATCGTCGCCTCGCGGCTCTGGCAGGCCGAGCGCCAGCCCACCAGCGGGCTGAACGATACCCAACTGCCCCTGAGCCTCGTCGGCAGCTTCCGCGCCGACCCGCTCAGCCGCAGCCTGGTGGTGATGGCCACGCCGCACGGGCAGGTCGCCGTCCGCCCCGGCGACGTCATCATGAACGGAGTGAGGCTGGCCGGAATCGACGAGCAAGGGCTGATCCTCGACAACGAAGGTCGTCGCGAACGCCTGCGTGCATCAGGCGACGACGACGCCACGATCATCGGCATCCGGCGCCTGAATGCGCCTTGATGCCCCATCCGGAGCTTTTTCATGACCGCCACGACGCCCTCCCGGCACAGTTCGTTGTCCGCCCCGGCCATACGCCTGGCCCTGCTGCTGTGCACGGCGTTGCCCTCGGCTTCCCTGCTGGCCCAGAGCGACCCGGCTCCGGTCTATGGCGTCAGCTTCAAGGAGGTCAGCGTCGCCGAGTTCGCGGCCGGCGTCAGCGACATTACGGGCACCGATTTCGTCATCGATCCCCGGGTGCGCGGCACCCTTTCGGTGGAAAGTCCCAAGCCGGTCACCGCCGATGAGCTCTACGGGCTCTTCCAGGACACCCTGCAGAACCACGGCTACGCCACCGTGCGGCTGCCCGACAATCGCGTGCGCATCGTGCCGGAGCAGGTGGCACGCACCCAGCCCTTGCCGGTCGGCCTGGATGACGCCCAGGGCAACGAGATCGCCACCGAAGTCCTGCACACCGAGAACCTCGCCGCGGCAGAGCTCGCCGGCATCCTCGAGCCGCTCATCGATGCCAATGTCGGTACCCTGACGCCCAACCCCGGCAGCAACTCCGTGGTCGTGACCGATTGGAAGGCCAATCTCGGGCGCCTGAAGCGGCTCACCGAACGACTCGACGGTTACCGCCAGGCCGACACCGAGGTCTTTCCGGTCACCCATGCCAATGCCAAGCGCCTGGTCCAGACACTCAAGGACGTGTTGAGCGACGACGGCAGCACGGCCACCGTGGTCGCTGATGCCCGCGCCAATGCGGTGGTGGCTTTCGGCACCCCGAGCCAACGGCGCCAGGTATCGACCCTGATCGCGCGCCTGGATGCTCCCCAGGACCACGACACCACCACGGCGGTCATTCCCCTCAGCCATGCCGATGCCGCCGATGTGGCCAAGGTTCTGGGCGACCTGGCCAATAGCGTCTCCGGCGCCCGGGCGGTCCCGACCCGGAGCGGCAGCGACGGCGCCGACGCTACCGAAAGCCAGGCCGGGAGCCAGTCGCTGGCGGCGACGTCATCGGGCAGCGGGCTCGATGGCGTCGCCTTCGCCGTGCATCCCTCGACCAACGCCCTGGTCCTGAGCGGCCCGCCCAGCGCCCTGGAGGGCTATCGCGAACTCGTTTCCCGCCTCGACATGCGCCGCGCCCAGGTGGCGGTCGAAGCGATCATCGCCGAAATCACCGAAAGCCGCGCCAAGGAACTCGGCGTGCAGTGGCTGTTCGGCGACATCAGCGGCGAGGGCACGGTCCCGGCGGGCGGCGTCAACTTCCCCTCCGCCTCGACGCCAGGCATCAACCAGATCGCCGCCGCCGCGGCCAGTCAGGACGCTTCCGCCCTGGGCTCCCTGCTCGGCAACCTCAACGGCGTCACCGCCGGCGTGGGCCGGCTTTCCTCGGGGGGCGTGAGCTTCGCCATGCTGCTCAATGCGCTGCGCAGCGATACCCAGACCAACCTGCTGTCGACACCCTCGCTGACGACCCTGGACAACGCCGAGGCCTCGATCCTGGTCGGCCAGGAAGTGCCCTTCGTCACCGGCTCCACCACCGTCGACAACACCAACCCCTTCCAGACCATTCAGCGCGAGGATGTCGGCGTCAAGCTGAACATCCGCCCCACCATCGGCGCCGACAACAGCATCCGCCTGGAAATCGTCCAGGAAGTCTCCTCCATCGATGAAGGCGTCAAGGCCAGCGATGTGGTCACCAACAAGCGCGAGATCGAAACCACGGTCCTGACCCAGGATGGCGGCATCATCGTGCTGGGTGGATTGATCAGCGACGAGAATGCCAATGCCGAACAGAAGGTGCCGCTGCTGGGCGACATCCCCGGCGTCGGTCGCCTCTTCCGTTACGACCGCGATACCCAGGACAAGCGCAACCTGATGGTCTTCATCCGCGCCCGGGTACTGCGCGATGCGCCGCAGACCCAGCAGATGGCCCACCAGCAATACACCCGCATGCGCCAGCACATGCTCAAGGCCGACCTGCCGGGCGATCAGACCCTGCCGGAATTGCCTTCGGCATCTGCCACCTCGGCGAGTGGCATGTCGGGTACGTCGGTATCGGGAGCCTCGGCGTCCGGCAACAGCCTGCAGGCGCTTTATCCATCGGCACGCAGCCGCCTGGGGAGCCTGGCGCAATGAACGCCCCGCAGCCCGCGACCACCGCCAGTCTCATGCCGTATCGACTGGCCCAGCGCAGCGGCGTGGCCATCGACTGGCAGGCCGAGGGCTATCACCTGCTGGCCCGCCGCGATGCCGATCCCTTGATTCTCCAGGAGCTGAGGCGCAGCCATGGCCCCCCGGCAGAGATCGAATGGCTCGACAGCGAGGCCTACACCAGCCGTCTGGGGCGTCTCTATGACGCCCAGCGCGAGACCAACAACCGCTTGATCGAGGGGCTCGCCGAACACGTCGACCTCGACGGCCTGATGCAGGAGCTGCCGCGCACCGAAGACTTGATGGACGCCGAGAACGAGGCGCCGGTGATCCGGCTGATCAACGGCATCTTTTCCGAGGCGCTGCGCCTGAGCGCCTCGGACATTCACATCGAACCCTTCGAACGCGAGCTGATCGTGCGCCTGAGGGTCGACGGCGCCATGCGCGAGATCCTCGACCCGCCACGCGTGCTGGCGCCGATGCTGATCTCGCGCATCAAGGTCATGGCCGGGCTGGACATCGCCGAGAAACGCCAGCCCCAGGATGGCCGCATCACCGTTCGCGCCGCCGGGCGCCCGGTGGACATTCGCGTCTCGACCCTGCCCGGCATCCACGGCGAGCGGGTCGTGATGCGCCTGCTCGACAAGCAGGCCGCGCAATTGACGCTCGACGCCATCGGCATGCCGCCCGACACCCTGGCGGCCTACCGCCGCGCCCTGGCCCGCCCCAATGGCATCCTGCTCAATACCGGCCCCACCGGCTCAGGCAAGACCACCACCCTCTACGCCAGCCTGACCGCGCTCAACGATCGCCGGCGCAACATCCTCACCGTCGAGGACCCGGTCGAATATGCCCTGCCCGGCATCGGGCAGACGCCGGTCAACCCGCATGCCGGCGTCACCTTCGCCCGCGGTCTGCGCGCCATCCTGCGCCAGGATCCCGACGTCATCATGATCGGCGAGATCCGCGACCTGGAAACCGCCGCGACCGCCGTGCAGTCGAGCCTGACGGGCCACCTCGTGCTCTCGACGCTGCACACCAACAGCGCCCTGGGCGCCAT contains these protein-coding regions:
- the gspD gene encoding type II secretion system secretin GspD; translated protein: MTATTPSRHSSLSAPAIRLALLLCTALPSASLLAQSDPAPVYGVSFKEVSVAEFAAGVSDITGTDFVIDPRVRGTLSVESPKPVTADELYGLFQDTLQNHGYATVRLPDNRVRIVPEQVARTQPLPVGLDDAQGNEIATEVLHTENLAAAELAGILEPLIDANVGTLTPNPGSNSVVVTDWKANLGRLKRLTERLDGYRQADTEVFPVTHANAKRLVQTLKDVLSDDGSTATVVADARANAVVAFGTPSQRRQVSTLIARLDAPQDHDTTTAVIPLSHADAADVAKVLGDLANSVSGARAVPTRSGSDGADATESQAGSQSLAATSSGSGLDGVAFAVHPSTNALVLSGPPSALEGYRELVSRLDMRRAQVAVEAIIAEITESRAKELGVQWLFGDISGEGTVPAGGVNFPSASTPGINQIAAAAASQDASALGSLLGNLNGVTAGVGRLSSGGVSFAMLLNALRSDTQTNLLSTPSLTTLDNAEASILVGQEVPFVTGSTTVDNTNPFQTIQREDVGVKLNIRPTIGADNSIRLEIVQEVSSIDEGVKASDVVTNKREIETTVLTQDGGIIVLGGLISDENANAEQKVPLLGDIPGVGRLFRYDRDTQDKRNLMVFIRARVLRDAPQTQQMAHQQYTRMRQHMLKADLPGDQTLPELPSASATSASGMSGTSVSGASASGNSLQALYPSARSRLGSLAQ
- a CDS encoding GspE/PulE family protein; the encoded protein is MNAPQPATTASLMPYRLAQRSGVAIDWQAEGYHLLARRDADPLILQELRRSHGPPAEIEWLDSEAYTSRLGRLYDAQRETNNRLIEGLAEHVDLDGLMQELPRTEDLMDAENEAPVIRLINGIFSEALRLSASDIHIEPFERELIVRLRVDGAMREILDPPRVLAPMLISRIKVMAGLDIAEKRQPQDGRITVRAAGRPVDIRVSTLPGIHGERVVMRLLDKQAAQLTLDAIGMPPDTLAAYRRALARPNGILLNTGPTGSGKTTTLYASLTALNDRRRNILTVEDPVEYALPGIGQTPVNPHAGVTFARGLRAILRQDPDVIMIGEIRDLETAATAVQSSLTGHLVLSTLHTNSALGAIARLRDMGIEPFLLATSLKGVMAQRLVRRLCPDCHRWRAPSDAECRQFQGLESLSRIAEPLGCDACDHTGYRGRLGLYEFIAIDDTLAAMIHDGASEAALAAHAFQQTGSLSDAALERLADGETSLEEVLRAIHQ